A DNA window from Sporosarcina sp. ANT_H38 contains the following coding sequences:
- the gcvPA gene encoding aminomethyl-transferring glycine dehydrogenase subunit GcvPA, with protein MQHRYIPMTETDRNEMMKTIGITSVDELFEDIPEKVRFKGEYNIKKAKSESSLTKELSKLAAKNADARTYASFLGAGVYDHYKPIIVDHVISRSEFYTAYTPYQPEISQGELQAIFEFQTMICELTGMDLANSSMYDGGTALAEAGTLVAGHTRRKKILISETVNPESRDVVLSYASGQYIEVVTIPQKDGVTDMAMLEEMMGEDTAGVLVQYPNFFGQIEDIQKIGEIAHAKGGLFVVSSNPLALGVLTPPGKLGADITVGDAQPFGIPESFGGPHCGYFAVTKKLMRKVPGRLVGETTDDEGRRGYVLTLQAREQHIRRDKATSNICSNQALNALAASVAMTALGKIGAQEIAYQNIVKTRYAKEAFEKAGFDVKFSGAHFNEIVVDCKQPVKEVNTKLFAQGIIGGYDLGLTYPEFANHTLIAVTEQRTKEEIDALVQEMEALHA; from the coding sequence ATGCAGCATCGTTATATTCCAATGACTGAAACCGATCGCAATGAAATGATGAAAACAATCGGGATTACTTCCGTAGATGAACTTTTTGAAGATATTCCTGAAAAAGTTCGATTTAAAGGCGAGTACAATATTAAAAAAGCAAAATCCGAGTCTTCACTGACAAAAGAACTGTCAAAATTGGCAGCGAAAAATGCGGATGCGCGTACATATGCATCATTTCTAGGCGCTGGTGTCTATGATCATTATAAGCCGATCATCGTCGACCATGTCATTTCACGCTCCGAGTTCTATACGGCTTATACGCCTTACCAACCGGAAATTTCACAAGGTGAATTACAAGCTATCTTTGAGTTCCAGACAATGATCTGTGAACTGACTGGCATGGACCTTGCAAACTCATCTATGTACGACGGTGGAACGGCTCTAGCGGAAGCGGGAACACTTGTAGCAGGTCATACGCGTCGCAAGAAGATTCTAATTTCTGAAACAGTTAACCCTGAATCCCGTGATGTAGTCCTTTCTTATGCATCTGGACAGTACATCGAAGTTGTCACAATTCCACAAAAAGATGGCGTTACTGATATGGCGATGTTGGAAGAAATGATGGGCGAGGATACAGCTGGAGTTCTTGTGCAATATCCAAACTTCTTCGGTCAGATTGAAGACATTCAAAAAATCGGGGAAATTGCACACGCGAAAGGTGGACTGTTCGTTGTTTCATCAAACCCACTTGCACTAGGAGTATTAACGCCTCCTGGTAAGCTTGGCGCAGATATTACAGTCGGTGATGCACAACCGTTCGGTATACCTGAATCATTTGGCGGACCACACTGTGGTTACTTCGCTGTAACGAAAAAGTTGATGCGTAAAGTTCCAGGCCGTCTTGTTGGAGAAACAACTGATGATGAAGGCCGTCGTGGCTACGTATTGACACTTCAAGCACGTGAACAGCATATTCGTCGTGATAAAGCGACGTCCAATATCTGTTCGAATCAAGCCTTAAATGCACTTGCCGCTTCAGTGGCGATGACTGCACTTGGTAAAATTGGCGCACAAGAAATCGCCTACCAAAACATAGTGAAAACACGCTATGCGAAAGAAGCCTTTGAAAAAGCGGGCTTTGACGTTAAATTTAGTGGAGCACATTTCAATGAAATCGTCGTTGATTGCAAACAACCAGTAAAAGAAGTAAACACTAAATTATTTGCACAAGGAATAATCGGTGGTTATGACCTTGGTCTGACATATCCAGAATTTGCTAACCACACACTTATCGCTGTTACTGAACAGCGTACAAAAGAAGAAATCGATGCACTTGTGCAGGAAATGGAGGCCCTTCATGCATAA
- the comGF gene encoding competence type IV pilus minor pilin ComGF, with product MRTFMKIFDEHGYTFLESIFQLIIMTVFIHLFILFFFWKGPIEQQYTDYSSTEWELFSADLQHLLSDVSEIRVVNNGRTIRLKNNRGLIDIEQSGTVIRKRVDITGHIPLVTEVKMVTFTFDGLTVTAYVTMLNDTVKVRSFAVGFYPK from the coding sequence ATGCGTACATTCATGAAGATTTTTGATGAACATGGCTATACATTTTTGGAAAGTATCTTCCAATTAATCATTATGACCGTGTTCATTCATCTATTTATATTGTTTTTCTTTTGGAAAGGCCCGATTGAACAACAATATACAGATTACTCATCCACTGAGTGGGAATTATTCTCGGCTGATTTACAACACCTTCTTTCTGACGTCAGTGAAATTCGCGTGGTTAACAATGGCAGGACAATCCGACTTAAGAATAATCGTGGGCTAATTGATATTGAGCAAAGTGGAACAGTTATTCGGAAACGAGTAGACATAACCGGGCATATTCCATTAGTTACAGAAGTCAAGATGGTTACGTTCACATTTGATGGATTAACTGTAACTGCTTATGTGACAATGTTGAATGACACCGTTAAAGTAAGGAGTTTTGCGGTTGGATTTTATCCGAAATGA
- the gcvPB gene encoding aminomethyl-transferring glycine dehydrogenase subunit GcvPB encodes MHKDNQALIFEITREGRIGYSLPELDVPELDLSALLPKGFVREEAAELPEVSELDIMRHYTALSNRNHGIDSGFYPLGSCTMKYNPKINESVARYPGFANIHPLQDESTVQGALEVLYDLQEHLVEITGMDEVTLQPAAGAHGEWTALMMIRAFHEANGDFKRTKVLVPDSAHGTNPASATVAGFETITVKSGEDGLVDLEDLKRHVGDDTAALMLTNPNTLGLFEEEILEMAEIVHAAGGKLYYDGANLNAVMSKARPGDMGFDAVHLNLHKTFTGPHGGGGPGSGPVGVKKDLIPFLPKPVLVKKDEVYAFEYNLPQSIGRVKPFYGNFGIYLRAYTYIRSMGPDGLKAVTEYAVLNANYMMRRLEPHFDLPYNRHCKHEFVLSGRRQKKLGVRTLDMAKRLLDFGYHPPTIYFPLNVEEGMMIEPTETESKETLDAFCDALIQIAKEVEDNPEIVQNAPHTTVINRLDETKAARFPVLRYTKK; translated from the coding sequence ATGCATAAAGATAACCAGGCGTTAATTTTTGAAATTACGAGAGAAGGACGGATAGGCTATAGTCTTCCTGAACTGGATGTGCCTGAACTTGACCTTTCTGCTCTATTGCCAAAAGGATTTGTTCGCGAGGAAGCTGCGGAACTTCCAGAAGTTTCAGAACTTGATATTATGCGTCATTACACAGCACTTTCAAATCGTAACCATGGTATCGATTCAGGATTCTATCCGCTTGGATCATGTACGATGAAATATAATCCGAAAATCAACGAATCTGTTGCACGTTACCCTGGATTCGCGAATATTCACCCACTGCAAGATGAGTCGACTGTTCAAGGTGCACTGGAAGTTTTGTATGACCTACAAGAGCATCTTGTAGAAATTACGGGTATGGACGAAGTGACACTTCAGCCTGCAGCAGGAGCGCACGGCGAGTGGACAGCTTTGATGATGATTCGGGCTTTCCATGAAGCAAACGGTGACTTCAAACGTACAAAAGTACTTGTTCCCGATTCTGCACACGGTACAAACCCGGCCTCAGCTACAGTTGCTGGTTTCGAGACGATTACAGTTAAGTCAGGTGAAGATGGACTTGTTGATCTTGAGGACCTTAAACGACATGTAGGGGATGACACGGCGGCACTTATGCTGACGAACCCGAATACACTGGGTCTTTTCGAGGAAGAAATTCTTGAAATGGCTGAGATCGTTCATGCTGCTGGCGGGAAACTTTATTACGACGGCGCAAACTTGAATGCAGTTATGTCTAAAGCACGCCCTGGAGACATGGGCTTCGATGCAGTTCACTTGAACTTGCATAAAACATTTACAGGGCCACATGGTGGCGGTGGACCAGGTTCGGGTCCGGTGGGTGTGAAGAAGGATTTAATTCCATTCCTTCCGAAACCAGTCCTTGTGAAAAAAGATGAAGTTTACGCTTTTGAATACAATCTGCCACAGTCGATTGGCCGTGTTAAACCGTTCTACGGTAACTTTGGAATCTACCTGCGTGCATACACGTACATTCGTTCAATGGGGCCAGATGGCTTGAAAGCTGTTACGGAATATGCCGTACTGAATGCTAACTACATGATGCGCAGATTGGAGCCACATTTCGATTTGCCTTATAACCGTCATTGTAAACATGAATTCGTACTGTCTGGTCGTCGTCAGAAGAAACTTGGCGTGCGTACGCTTGATATGGCGAAACGACTGCTTGACTTTGGCTATCACCCGCCAACAATTTACTTCCCGCTTAACGTTGAGGAAGGTATGATGATTGAGCCTACGGAGACAGAGTCGAAAGAAACTCTCGATGCATTCTGTGACGCACTTATCCAAATTGCAAAAGAAGTAGAAGATAACCCAGAAATCGTCCAAAATGCACCGCATACGACAGTCATTAATCGTCTTGATGAAACCAAAGCGGCACGTTTCCCAGTTCTGCGTTATACGAAAAAATAA
- a CDS encoding shikimate kinase: MKKVYLIGYMGSGKSAIGKRLSFATKMPYYDMDTEIVKITGLTIPQIFEMYGEERFREMETEFLRSFRDEFCIIATGGGVAMRKENRDIMRKTGLVFFLNAPFRDIWRRISTDRNRPIVQRSTRSDLEELFNNRKPHYLQGAHFKVETENRSLRDIVDYIAFQISRLKGEYK, encoded by the coding sequence ATGAAGAAAGTGTATTTGATTGGTTATATGGGGTCAGGAAAAAGTGCAATCGGCAAACGGCTCAGCTTTGCGACAAAAATGCCATATTATGATATGGATACTGAAATTGTAAAGATAACTGGTTTGACGATCCCTCAAATATTTGAAATGTATGGTGAAGAACGTTTTCGAGAAATGGAAACAGAGTTTCTTCGGTCGTTTCGTGATGAATTTTGTATCATTGCGACAGGCGGTGGCGTAGCGATGCGTAAAGAAAATAGAGATATTATGCGGAAGACAGGCCTAGTCTTTTTTCTTAATGCTCCGTTTCGCGATATTTGGCGACGTATTTCCACGGATCGAAACCGTCCGATTGTACAAAGGTCGACACGTTCCGATCTTGAAGAGTTATTTAATAATCGAAAACCTCACTATTTACAAGGTGCACATTTTAAAGTCGAAACAGAAAATCGATCGTTGCGTGATATTGTAGATTATATCGCATTCCAAATTAGTAGGCTTAAAGGGGAATATAAATGA
- the gcvT gene encoding glycine cleavage system aminomethyltransferase GcvT gives MSESLKRTVLFDSYAEYGGKTIDFGGWELPVQFSSIKAEHEAVRTKAGLFDVSHMGEVLVTGEGALSYLQKMVTNDVSKLKDGQAQYTAMCYENGGTVDDLLIYKRGNNNYLLVVNASNIDKDLEWMNSHATDEVKIENASSSYALLAFQGPIAQDVLQTLTNEPLADIKFFRFKENVDISGHKVLVSRTGYTGEDGFEIYGSPEAIVALWSVILKAGASEGVVPAGLGARDTLRFEAGLPLYGQELSKDISPLETGLGFVVKVNKEVDFFGKEVLVSQKENGVPRKLVGVEMIDKGIPRTGYKVFLGEEQIGEVTTGTQSPTLKKNIGFALLNSEHTAEGTEIEVEIRTKRLKAVIIATPFYKR, from the coding sequence TTGTCAGAGTCTTTGAAGCGCACTGTCCTTTTTGACAGTTATGCAGAATACGGTGGTAAAACGATTGATTTTGGTGGTTGGGAATTACCTGTGCAGTTTTCAAGTATTAAAGCTGAACACGAAGCTGTACGAACAAAAGCCGGTCTTTTTGATGTTTCGCATATGGGTGAAGTGCTTGTCACTGGAGAAGGTGCACTATCTTATTTGCAAAAGATGGTTACGAACGATGTTTCGAAACTTAAAGACGGACAAGCTCAATATACGGCTATGTGTTATGAAAACGGCGGGACTGTGGATGATCTATTAATCTATAAACGCGGGAATAATAACTACCTTTTGGTTGTCAATGCATCAAATATCGACAAAGATCTTGAGTGGATGAATAGCCACGCTACGGACGAGGTCAAAATTGAAAACGCATCTTCTTCTTATGCGTTGCTCGCTTTTCAGGGTCCAATTGCACAAGACGTTCTTCAAACATTAACGAATGAGCCTTTAGCAGACATCAAATTTTTCCGTTTTAAAGAAAATGTTGATATTTCAGGCCATAAAGTACTTGTTTCGCGTACAGGATACACAGGAGAAGATGGATTTGAGATTTACGGCTCGCCTGAAGCAATTGTCGCATTGTGGTCAGTTATTCTTAAAGCTGGCGCAAGTGAAGGTGTTGTACCAGCTGGTCTTGGTGCACGTGATACGCTTCGTTTTGAGGCTGGTTTGCCACTATATGGGCAAGAGCTATCAAAAGATATTTCACCACTCGAAACGGGCCTTGGCTTCGTTGTGAAGGTGAATAAAGAAGTGGATTTCTTCGGGAAAGAAGTCCTGGTTTCCCAAAAAGAGAATGGTGTACCGCGTAAACTCGTAGGTGTGGAAATGATTGATAAAGGAATTCCGCGTACAGGTTATAAAGTATTCCTAGGTGAAGAACAAATCGGTGAAGTAACAACTGGAACACAATCACCGACACTTAAAAAGAACATCGGTTTTGCGCTTCTGAACAGTGAACATACCGCTGAAGGAACAGAAATTGAAGTCGAAATTCGTACTAAGCGCTTGAAAGCTGTAATTATTGCTACACCATTTTATAAACGCTAA